In Panacibacter ginsenosidivorans, the following proteins share a genomic window:
- a CDS encoding peptide ligase PGM1-related protein gives MNIIADTGRKTFAITHQPPAAGSEEERKAFNEIQQSFARQFEEVFPDKLAPRTVVILPSLSLDQEILSKIKGIVHYEERMLCLLMLLRMPLTKIIYLSSVPLAESIIDYYLHLLPGITGYHARKRLTMLSCYDSSVKPLTQKILERPRLIERIKQLITDPGSTHLTCYNITSLEKTLVVHLGIPLFGTDPDKFYEGSKSGGRKTFRESGVNLPDGFEDLSTKEDIVKALAALKKKYPGLRKAVVKMNDGFSGDGNAIYTYPSLTKDDASEKNIEESLSQHFKPVAKDVSEKLFFDKFKEMGGIVEVFLDGDIKMSPSVQCVISPAKEVEIVSTHDQLLGGDDGQIFIGAIFPADEMYSISLAAEGKKIAETLAKKGALGRFAIDFISVKQDDNSWRHYAIEINLRKGGTTHPFLMLQFLTGGKYNADTGEYLTASGNKRFYFASDNVSSEKYKGLTPDDLIDISMYHELMYDGAAQEGVMFHLVGALSEYGKLGLVCVGSTPGRAKEYYDKTIRILDHECS, from the coding sequence ATGAATATCATTGCAGACACCGGCAGAAAAACTTTCGCAATAACACATCAACCTCCGGCTGCGGGTTCTGAAGAAGAAAGAAAAGCATTCAATGAAATTCAGCAAAGTTTTGCCAGGCAGTTTGAAGAAGTGTTTCCTGATAAACTTGCGCCACGCACTGTAGTTATTCTCCCGTCGCTTTCGCTTGACCAGGAAATACTTTCCAAAATAAAAGGCATTGTGCATTATGAAGAAAGAATGCTTTGCCTGCTGATGCTTTTGCGTATGCCACTTACAAAAATTATTTACTTAAGCAGTGTTCCACTGGCAGAAAGTATTATTGATTATTACCTGCATTTATTACCGGGCATCACCGGTTATCATGCAAGAAAGCGGCTTACCATGCTCAGTTGTTATGACTCGTCTGTAAAACCACTCACCCAAAAAATACTGGAACGGCCGAGACTTATTGAACGCATAAAACAATTGATCACAGATCCTGGTTCTACACATCTTACCTGTTACAATATTACCAGCCTTGAAAAAACGCTGGTTGTGCATTTAGGTATTCCATTGTTTGGCACTGATCCTGATAAATTTTATGAAGGTTCCAAATCCGGTGGCAGAAAGACTTTTAGAGAAAGTGGTGTAAATCTGCCGGATGGTTTTGAAGATCTTTCGACCAAAGAAGATATAGTAAAAGCACTTGCTGCGCTTAAAAAGAAATACCCCGGATTACGCAAGGCTGTGGTAAAAATGAATGATGGATTTAGTGGTGATGGTAACGCTATTTATACTTATCCATCTCTTACAAAAGATGATGCTTCGGAAAAAAATATTGAAGAAAGTTTATCACAGCATTTTAAACCTGTAGCGAAAGATGTGAGCGAAAAATTATTCTTTGATAAGTTCAAAGAGATGGGTGGCATTGTTGAAGTGTTTCTTGATGGCGATATAAAAATGTCTCCTTCTGTACAGTGTGTAATAAGCCCCGCAAAAGAAGTTGAAATTGTGAGCACACACGACCAGTTGCTTGGTGGTGATGATGGACAAATATTTATCGGCGCTATTTTTCCTGCAGATGAAATGTATAGTATTTCACTTGCTGCTGAAGGAAAAAAAATTGCAGAGACTCTTGCAAAAAAAGGTGCACTCGGCCGCTTTGCCATTGATTTTATTTCTGTAAAGCAGGATGATAATTCATGGAGGCATTACGCTATTGAAATTAATTTGCGCAAGGGTGGCACCACGCACCCATTCCTGATGTTGCAGTTTTTAACCGGTGGAAAATATAATGCTGATACGGGCGAATACCTAACCGCAAGTGGTAACAAAAGATTTTATTTTGCTTCAGACAATGTAAGCAGTGAAAAATATAAAGGACTTACTCCTGATGACCTGATCGATATATCTATGTATCATGAGTTGATGTATGATGGCGCAGCGCAGGAAGGTGTTATGTTTCATTTGGTAGGCGCATTATCTGAATATGGTAAACTCGGTTTGGTATGCGTAGGCAGTACACCTGGAAGAGCAAAAGAGTATTATGACAAAACGATCCGGATATTAGATCATGAATGCAGTTAA
- a CDS encoding APC family permease: MKENRSATVKKLRPLQLAAIIFLTISGGPYGLESLLTYAGSHGTLVLLFITPILWDIPTIFTVLELNSMMPVTGGYYQWVKRAMGLRFAWYEGWWTWLYTFVDLAIYPVLFVEYLSFFVPGVEAYKIPVCLVIIWGSAWLNIRGIVPVGKASVFLGAAVLAPFVILFVYFVTHHTGSFALPSPSLSGVKFPMLGLGLYTVMWNFLGWDNVTTYAEEVAHPIRSYLKSVAIAFLLIFVVYFMAVMVALQSGIDYTVLSEEGFPALGTLVGGQWLGTLIACGGMASGIGLYSAVLLSVSRVPKVMSDDELLPAKLHALHPKFQTPYVSIISCSTVVSLMVMWTFADLLIIDVILYGAALFLEFVTLIIFRIKAPDEHRPFKIPLNITGLCIMIAFPVAVYSIALMGAFSESGSTIWPVLFALAILLTGEIIWRFIIWRKPHLKMAAVTVYKKLFRNE, translated from the coding sequence ATGAAAGAAAACCGTTCTGCAACCGTAAAAAAATTGCGGCCTTTACAACTAGCCGCTATTATTTTTTTGACCATCTCCGGAGGTCCTTACGGACTTGAATCATTACTTACTTATGCAGGCAGTCACGGAACACTTGTATTGTTATTTATAACACCAATCTTGTGGGACATACCTACTATTTTTACAGTGCTTGAACTTAATAGTATGATGCCGGTTACCGGCGGTTATTATCAATGGGTAAAACGTGCTATGGGATTGCGTTTTGCATGGTATGAAGGTTGGTGGACATGGCTTTATACTTTTGTTGATCTTGCTATCTATCCAGTACTGTTTGTAGAATACCTTTCTTTTTTTGTTCCCGGTGTGGAAGCCTACAAGATACCTGTTTGTCTTGTTATCATCTGGGGCTCTGCATGGCTTAATATAAGAGGCATCGTTCCTGTTGGTAAAGCTTCAGTATTTCTTGGTGCGGCAGTGCTTGCCCCTTTCGTGATACTCTTTGTATATTTTGTTACGCATCATACAGGTTCTTTTGCATTGCCTTCACCTTCACTGTCAGGTGTAAAATTTCCAATGCTTGGTCTTGGGCTTTATACAGTGATGTGGAATTTTCTCGGCTGGGATAATGTAACCACTTATGCAGAAGAAGTAGCTCATCCTATACGTAGTTACCTTAAGTCAGTAGCTATAGCATTCTTACTCATATTCGTGGTATATTTTATGGCTGTAATGGTTGCCCTGCAATCTGGTATTGATTATACGGTATTAAGTGAAGAAGGTTTTCCTGCATTGGGTACATTGGTAGGTGGTCAATGGCTCGGGACACTTATTGCCTGCGGCGGTATGGCCAGCGGTATTGGTTTGTATTCTGCTGTTTTGCTTTCTGTATCACGAGTTCCTAAAGTAATGTCAGACGATGAATTGTTACCTGCAAAGCTGCATGCACTGCATCCAAAATTTCAAACACCATATGTTTCTATTATCAGTTGCTCGACTGTAGTAAGCTTAATGGTTATGTGGACTTTTGCTGACCTGCTTATCATCGATGTTATTTTATACGGTGCTGCATTATTCCTGGAATTTGTAACACTTATTATATTTCGTATAAAAGCACCTGACGAACACAGGCCGTTTAAAATCCCACTAAACATAACTGGTCTTTGTATCATGATCGCATTTCCTGTTGCCGTTTATTCCATTGCATTGATGGGTGCTTTCTCAGAATCAGGGAGTACCATATGGCCAGTACTTTTTGCATTGGCTATTTTACTTACAGGAGAAATTATCTGGCGTTTTATTATCTGGCGCAAACCGCATCTTAAAATGGCAGCAGTAACTGTATATAAAAAGCTATTTAGAAATGAATGA
- a CDS encoding response regulator, with amino-acid sequence MKILVVDDEQDMQTLFLQKFRKEIRDNVIQFVFAFSAEEALGYLNIHVHEAVLILSDINMPGKSGLELLREIKHKFENPPPKVMMVTAYGDEENYNQAMRLGADDFLTKPLDFNLLKEKLKIIQ; translated from the coding sequence ATGAAAATATTAGTAGTAGATGATGAACAAGACATGCAAACACTTTTCCTGCAAAAATTCAGGAAGGAAATACGCGATAATGTGATACAATTTGTATTTGCATTCTCAGCCGAAGAAGCACTTGGCTACCTTAATATACATGTGCATGAGGCAGTATTGATTCTTTCAGATATTAATATGCCGGGTAAAAGTGGCCTGGAATTACTTCGGGAGATAAAACACAAATTCGAAAATCCTCCTCCTAAAGTAATGATGGTAACAGCGTATGGCGATGAGGAAAATTATAACCAGGCCATGCGTTTGGGAGCAGATGATTTTCTCACAAAGCCGCTTGATTTTAACCTTTTAAAGGAAAAACTAAAAATAATTCAGTGA
- a CDS encoding adenylate/guanylate cyclase domain-containing protein, producing MAKILVADDEADLEMLIKQKFRKQIRENRYEFVFAINGVDALEKLAKNTDIDIVLSDINMPEMDGLTLLGKLNEVSPLIKSVIVSAYGDMDNIRTAMNRGAFDFVTKPVNFEDLELTMNKTIAHVAQLRITMQAIKENDILRMYVDETVLKFMNKREFESTLMINETIEATVAFIDICSFTAITENESADTVVRLLNKYFDVMVKEIIAQGGHIDKFIGDAIMAVFRGEYHLDRAIDACLAVRASIEKLPVEEADSISFRADVTIGIHSGELISGNIGSATLRRLDYTVIGDIVNTAQRLQGVAKAGQIIIAESSYELVKESFNCRRIGEVNLKNKQLPVVVYEVMD from the coding sequence ATGGCAAAAATACTGGTGGCAGATGACGAAGCAGACCTCGAAATGCTTATTAAACAAAAATTCAGGAAGCAGATACGTGAGAACCGTTATGAATTTGTATTTGCCATAAATGGTGTGGATGCACTGGAAAAACTTGCAAAGAATACAGACATTGATATCGTGCTTAGTGATATTAATATGCCTGAAATGGATGGCCTTACCCTGCTTGGAAAACTTAATGAAGTAAGCCCGCTTATAAAATCAGTTATTGTATCTGCTTATGGAGATATGGATAATATTCGTACCGCTATGAACCGCGGTGCTTTTGATTTCGTAACCAAGCCGGTGAACTTTGAAGATCTTGAGCTGACAATGAACAAGACCATTGCGCATGTGGCTCAGTTGCGCATTACTATGCAGGCCATCAAAGAAAATGATATACTTAGGATGTACGTGGATGAAACGGTTCTTAAGTTTATGAACAAGCGGGAATTTGAGTCTACCCTTATGATTAATGAGACCATTGAAGCAACTGTTGCTTTTATTGATATCTGCAGTTTTACAGCAATCACAGAAAATGAGTCTGCAGATACAGTGGTAAGATTGCTGAACAAATATTTTGATGTAATGGTTAAAGAGATCATTGCACAAGGTGGCCATATAGATAAATTTATCGGTGATGCAATTATGGCTGTATTTCGCGGAGAGTATCATTTAGATCGTGCAATCGATGCATGTCTTGCAGTACGGGCAAGTATAGAAAAACTACCTGTTGAAGAAGCAGATAGTATTTCATTCCGCGCGGATGTAACCATTGGAATACATAGTGGCGAATTGATATCAGGAAATATAGGCTCTGCAACTTTGCGCAGGTTAGATTATACAGTTATCGGGGATATTGTAAATACAGCGCAACGTTTGCAAGGTGTTGCAAAAGCAGGCCAGATAATTATTGCAGAATCATCTTACGAACTGGTAAAAGAATCTTTCAACTGCAGAAGGATAGGCGAAGTGAATTTAAAAAATAAGCAATTGCCTGTTGTTGTTTATGAGGTAATGGATTAA
- a CDS encoding tetratricopeptide repeat protein produces the protein MDKLINKAASDTARINLLNKKISLLSNINIDSSINLGKKTLEEAIKVNYKKGEGAVRLKLAGNYCFKGDYKTAAENLKIAEAIFKQLKDSLYIGRLYAGYGMMYGMQSRYDTAIQYYQQSIAIDERNGNLNEIARSYNNLAISYQMQSDFTRALQYQQKSLKIAEDRQDEAMQARTLVNIGLTYKSMGDIERSEQSLLKSAELARKQHIKNVELYAYSNLASLYEAKEEYKKEYEYAMKSVLLGGEMGDQGIQSSGLSKAAYALARQQKFTDAEKLGKQSVLLADSSNQPLNIYQAYSAMGFVLKTEGKYTDAIPYLEKAFEVLKGADIYDEQVGKSYMDLSECYEKTGNYSKALSTYKMSTQIADSIASKENVRKATELTMNYEFDKKQQVATAEQKQKEALASAKQLALMIGLGFALLLTILAFIGYRNKQRANALLHRQKTELNDALTKLRATQAQLIQAEKMASLGELTAGIAHEIQNPLNFVNNFSEVSAELIDEMREEIDKGDAASIKTLATDIKLNLEKITHHGKRADAIVKNMLQHSRSSTGAKEMSDINALADEYLRLSYHGIRAKDKSFNATLQTDFDKSIGRINIMQQDIGRVILNLITNALYAVTEKKRLLADADYNPTVTVSTKKIKDKVEIRVSDNGMGVPQRIIDKIFQPFFTTKPTGEGTGLGLSLSYDIITKGHGGEMKIDTKEGEYATFIIILPL, from the coding sequence TTGGATAAGCTTATAAATAAGGCTGCTTCTGATACCGCAAGAATAAACCTGCTTAATAAAAAAATATCGCTGCTTAGTAACATAAATATTGACAGCTCTATAAACCTCGGTAAAAAAACACTGGAAGAAGCAATAAAGGTAAATTATAAAAAAGGTGAAGGTGCTGTAAGGCTGAAGCTGGCAGGTAATTATTGTTTTAAAGGTGATTATAAAACAGCAGCGGAAAACCTGAAAATTGCAGAAGCGATCTTTAAACAACTAAAAGACTCACTATACATAGGACGTCTTTATGCGGGCTATGGTATGATGTATGGTATGCAAAGCAGATATGATACTGCTATACAGTACTATCAGCAGTCTATAGCTATTGATGAGCGTAATGGCAACCTTAATGAAATTGCACGGTCTTATAACAACCTTGCTATTTCTTACCAGATGCAGTCTGATTTTACCAGAGCACTGCAATACCAGCAGAAATCATTAAAGATTGCAGAAGACAGGCAGGACGAGGCGATGCAGGCACGCACATTGGTCAATATTGGTCTTACTTATAAATCGATGGGTGATATAGAACGTTCGGAACAATCTCTTCTGAAATCTGCAGAGCTTGCAAGAAAGCAGCACATAAAAAATGTTGAATTGTATGCTTACTCAAACCTTGCATCATTGTATGAAGCAAAGGAAGAGTATAAGAAGGAATATGAATATGCCATGAAATCTGTTTTACTTGGTGGCGAGATGGGAGACCAGGGTATACAGTCTTCCGGCTTATCAAAAGCAGCATATGCATTGGCAAGGCAACAAAAATTTACAGATGCAGAAAAGCTGGGGAAGCAATCAGTACTACTTGCTGATTCTTCAAACCAGCCGCTAAATATTTATCAGGCATACAGCGCTATGGGCTTTGTTTTAAAAACAGAGGGCAAATACACCGATGCGATCCCTTATCTTGAAAAAGCTTTCGAAGTGTTGAAAGGTGCAGATATTTATGATGAACAAGTAGGTAAGTCTTATATGGACCTGTCTGAATGTTACGAGAAAACAGGCAATTATAGTAAGGCTTTGTCTACATATAAAATGTCCACGCAAATTGCAGATTCTATTGCCAGTAAAGAAAATGTTCGTAAAGCCACAGAGCTTACTATGAATTATGAGTTTGACAAAAAGCAACAGGTTGCAACTGCGGAGCAAAAACAGAAAGAGGCTTTAGCCAGTGCTAAACAGCTTGCTTTAATGATAGGTCTTGGCTTTGCATTGCTGCTTACAATACTTGCATTTATAGGATACCGGAACAAGCAAAGAGCAAATGCCCTGTTGCATCGGCAAAAGACTGAATTAAATGATGCATTGACAAAACTAAGAGCAACACAGGCTCAACTGATACAGGCAGAAAAAATGGCTTCGCTGGGAGAACTTACTGCCGGCATTGCACATGAAATTCAAAACCCACTCAACTTTGTAAATAATTTTTCCGAAGTAAGTGCCGAACTTATTGATGAAATGCGGGAAGAAATAGATAAAGGTGACGCGGCATCTATAAAAACACTGGCAACCGATATTAAACTAAACCTTGAAAAAATTACCCATCACGGCAAGCGTGCAGATGCGATCGTAAAAAATATGCTGCAACACAGCCGCAGCAGTACCGGTGCAAAAGAAATGTCTGATATAAATGCGCTGGCAGATGAATACCTGCGTTTAAGTTACCATGGCATTCGTGCAAAAGACAAATCGTTTAATGCTACGTTACAAACAGATTTTGACAAAAGTATAGGTAGGATAAACATTATGCAGCAGGATATTGGAAGGGTAATATTGAACTTAATAACCAATGCGCTTTATGCGGTTACAGAAAAAAAGAGACTGCTTGCAGATGCTGATTATAACCCAACTGTGACAGTAAGTACTAAAAAGATAAAAGATAAAGTAGAAATAAGAGTAAGCGATAATGGTATGGGTGTTCCGCAAAGAATAATTGATAAGATATTTCAGCCTTTCTTTACTACCAAACCAACAGGAGAAGGAACAGGTTTGGGGCTTTCATTAAGCTATGATATTATAACAAAAGGGCATGGAGGCGAGATGAAAATAGACACAAAGGAAGGAGAATATGCAACATTTATAATCATATTGCCTTTATAA
- a CDS encoding tetratricopeptide repeat-containing sensor histidine kinase: MNRKLFCTAIIICFLCCPVFLVAQNKTIDSLRNILTTYTSQPDFERDTNYLNTLNELGFKYAYLAPDTTIVLSQKVLTLCKQINYFAGEAEALKNIGLVFNVKSEYNKSLSYYSAALKIALAHGYKTGAGKIYHNIGIVYSNLGKYPEALDNYFEALKIREELGEKPGIASSTNGIGAIYFVQGKYKEADTFYLKALKIAEEINFLSGKEAGYSNIGELNFRQGNYTEAKHYLLKALDVTKETGNKEAKAFVFTLLASIYNKEGKYNDAIVTFQQAKEVAIEVGTREYLSRSQIGLAEVYLALKKTDSALVYAQEGIKTAEGISYTELLRDGNEILSRIYEAKGLGMQAYYHYKLFKQFADSINNLQTEQRAANLAAEYEYSKKEIQLKADQAKKDLEFQRKSTQQWWIIFSALAALFTALVVASLIYRSRQKEKHSNQLLHQQNEEIEKQKNTLQLTLKDLKATQSQLIQSEKMASLGELTAGIAHEIQNPLNFVNNFSEVNAELIAEMKEEIENGNYGEVKIIATDIAVNEQKINHHGKRADAIVKGMLQHSRSSIGVKEPSDINALADEYLRLAYHGLRAKDNSFNAKLETDFDEGIGNINIIPQDIGRVLLNLYNNAFYAVKPPNSQKGEHYQPSVKVSTKKIGDKVEIRVSDNGSGIPQKIVDKIFQPFFTTKPTGQGTGLGLSLSYDIVKAHGGEITVETTEGEGTTFIIQLPTQDAL, from the coding sequence ATGAATAGAAAATTATTTTGCACTGCGATTATAATTTGTTTTTTATGTTGCCCGGTATTTTTAGTTGCTCAAAATAAAACAATTGATAGCCTTAGAAATATACTCACTACCTATACTTCCCAACCAGATTTTGAAAGAGACACCAATTACCTGAATACACTTAATGAATTAGGATTTAAATATGCTTACCTGGCTCCCGATACAACGATCGTGTTGAGTCAAAAGGTGTTGACTCTATGCAAGCAAATCAACTATTTCGCAGGAGAAGCAGAGGCACTAAAGAATATAGGACTTGTGTTTAATGTAAAAAGCGAATACAACAAATCATTATCCTATTATTCAGCGGCACTTAAAATAGCCCTTGCTCATGGATATAAAACAGGCGCCGGAAAAATTTATCACAATATTGGAATTGTTTACAGCAACCTTGGTAAATACCCTGAAGCACTTGATAATTATTTCGAGGCGCTTAAGATAAGAGAAGAACTTGGGGAAAAGCCTGGCATTGCCTCATCCACCAATGGTATTGGCGCCATCTATTTTGTGCAGGGGAAATATAAAGAGGCAGATACCTTTTACCTGAAGGCATTGAAAATTGCAGAAGAGATCAATTTTCTGAGTGGCAAAGAAGCAGGCTATTCAAATATCGGCGAATTGAATTTCAGACAGGGTAACTATACAGAGGCAAAGCATTACCTGCTTAAAGCTTTAGATGTTACAAAAGAAACAGGTAATAAAGAAGCAAAGGCATTTGTTTTCACGTTGCTTGCTTCTATTTACAATAAGGAGGGAAAGTACAACGACGCTATTGTGACCTTTCAGCAGGCAAAAGAGGTAGCCATAGAAGTAGGTACAAGAGAATATTTGAGCCGCAGCCAGATAGGGTTGGCAGAAGTTTACCTGGCACTAAAAAAAACAGACAGTGCATTAGTCTATGCACAGGAAGGTATAAAAACTGCAGAGGGAATAAGTTATACGGAACTTTTAAGAGATGGAAATGAAATACTCAGCAGGATCTATGAAGCTAAGGGTTTGGGTATGCAGGCTTATTATCACTATAAGCTCTTTAAACAATTTGCTGATAGCATTAATAACCTGCAAACAGAACAGCGTGCGGCTAATCTTGCAGCAGAATATGAATATTCAAAAAAAGAGATCCAGTTAAAAGCAGACCAGGCAAAAAAAGACCTGGAATTCCAGCGAAAGAGTACCCAGCAATGGTGGATCATCTTTTCTGCACTGGCAGCTTTATTTACTGCATTGGTTGTAGCCTCGCTGATCTATCGAAGCAGGCAAAAAGAAAAGCACAGTAATCAATTACTTCATCAGCAGAATGAAGAAATTGAAAAGCAGAAAAATACATTGCAACTAACTTTAAAAGATCTGAAAGCTACCCAATCACAACTCATCCAGTCAGAAAAAATGGCTTCACTCGGAGAGCTTACGGCAGGTATTGCACATGAAATTCAAAACCCGTTAAACTTCGTAAATAATTTTTCAGAAGTAAATGCAGAGCTTATAGCAGAAATGAAAGAAGAAATTGAAAATGGAAATTACGGGGAAGTAAAAATTATTGCAACTGATATTGCTGTTAACGAACAAAAAATAAATCATCACGGTAAGCGTGCAGATGCAATTGTAAAAGGGATGCTGCAACATAGTCGTAGCAGCATTGGTGTAAAAGAACCCTCAGATATTAACGCACTTGCAGATGAATATTTACGATTAGCATATCATGGTTTACGTGCAAAAGACAATTCATTCAATGCAAAACTCGAAACAGATTTTGATGAAGGCATAGGCAATATCAATATCATCCCGCAGGATATTGGAAGAGTGTTATTGAATTTATATAACAATGCATTTTATGCAGTAAAGCCACCTAACTCCCAAAAAGGGGAACATTATCAACCATCTGTGAAAGTGAGTACAAAAAAAATTGGTGACAAAGTTGAAATACGCGTTAGTGATAATGGCTCGGGCATCCCTCAAAAAATAGTTGATAAAATATTTCAGCCATTCTTTACAACAAAACCAACAGGACAGGGAACAGGATTGGGATTATCATTGAGTTATGATATTGTAAAAGCACATGGCGGTGAAATAACAGTGGAAACGACAGAGGGAGAAGGAACAACATTCATTATTCAGTTGCCGACGCAGGATGCATTATGA
- a CDS encoding DUF5602 domain-containing protein, giving the protein MKKITLLLLLATAIFTSCKKDKNENNQTGVFNSEEINLFAGKAKTWVKVSNGVPEQLAISIDDAAMNSLPATDEGGDEEDHIIIPLHAQAAATAFDHVLLDWNPHGHEPDGIYNVPHFDFHFYMTSVEEQMSIPLYEQDSLKFKNYPAASYMPANYVPIPGGVPMMGTHWFDVTTPEMNGQPFTQTFLMGSYDGKVTFYEPMITLDFLKNTTQFERAIPQPASFQKNAYYPTKIKVSKHDGVTEIILDGFTYKQEN; this is encoded by the coding sequence ATGAAAAAAATCACATTATTACTGTTATTGGCAACAGCAATTTTTACTTCGTGCAAAAAAGACAAAAACGAAAACAATCAAACGGGTGTTTTTAACAGTGAAGAAATTAATCTCTTTGCAGGTAAGGCAAAAACATGGGTTAAAGTATCAAATGGCGTTCCCGAACAACTTGCTATTTCAATCGATGATGCGGCAATGAACAGCCTGCCTGCAACAGATGAAGGTGGTGATGAAGAAGATCATATTATCATTCCTTTGCACGCACAGGCCGCTGCCACTGCCTTTGATCATGTGCTGCTTGACTGGAACCCGCATGGCCATGAACCTGATGGCATTTACAATGTTCCTCATTTTGATTTTCACTTTTATATGACATCTGTGGAGGAACAAATGAGTATTCCGCTTTATGAACAGGACAGTCTGAAATTTAAAAATTACCCGGCAGCATCTTACATGCCTGCCAACTATGTTCCTATTCCAGGCGGCGTTCCAATGATGGGTACACATTGGTTCGATGTAACTACGCCGGAAATGAACGGGCAACCTTTTACGCAAACTTTCCTGATGGGCTCTTATGATGGCAAGGTTACTTTTTATGAACCTATGATAACGCTTGACTTCTTAAAGAATACAACACAGTTTGAAAGGGCTATTCCTCAACCTGCAAGTTTTCAAAAAAATGCTTACTATCCTACTAAAATAAAAGTATCAAAACACGATGGCGTAACAGAAATTATCCTGGATGGATTTACTTACAAACAGGAAAATTAA
- a CDS encoding DUF2911 domain-containing protein, producing MLKLSAIRIVFVLCTALASTIVTAQTITTPRIPSPAAEVQQTIGISTVSVKYSRPSVKGREVWGKLVPYGWNVQQFGAGNSAPWRAGANENTVLTLSHDATIEGHKVPAGSYGLFFVINENNTGEVILSKDYRSWGSFFYDPKQDEMRANIQLRDIANTELLTYDFINTTKNSAELTLNWEKKQFPVKIEFDVDNIVIENAAAELKGPIGFNWQGFSSAANYALQNKTNYEQGMKWIDQAIAQNSNFTTLSIKSGLLIASGKTAEGDKVMNDAVAAATENELNLYGYQLLNQNQQDKAIQMFILNTQRHPTSANVWDSLGEGYALKGDKKNAIASFKKSLSMNPAPNVKANSEKYLKQLGAL from the coding sequence ATGTTAAAACTATCTGCAATAAGGATTGTGTTTGTCTTATGTACCGCATTAGCCTCAACAATTGTAACAGCGCAAACAATCACAACGCCCCGTATACCAAGCCCTGCTGCTGAAGTGCAACAAACGATTGGTATTTCAACTGTATCAGTAAAATATTCAAGGCCCTCTGTAAAAGGCCGCGAGGTATGGGGCAAGCTGGTGCCTTATGGATGGAACGTGCAGCAATTTGGTGCTGGCAACAGTGCACCATGGCGTGCCGGTGCAAATGAAAATACAGTGCTTACTTTATCGCATGATGCAACAATAGAAGGCCATAAAGTTCCTGCAGGTTCTTATGGGCTTTTCTTTGTTATCAATGAAAACAATACCGGAGAAGTAATTCTATCTAAAGACTACAGATCGTGGGGAAGTTTTTTTTACGACCCAAAACAAGATGAAATGCGGGCGAATATACAGTTGCGTGATATTGCAAACACAGAATTGCTTACTTATGATTTTATAAATACCACAAAAAATTCTGCTGAGCTTACGCTTAACTGGGAGAAAAAACAATTTCCTGTAAAGATCGAATTTGATGTTGATAACATTGTAATAGAAAATGCCGCAGCAGAATTGAAAGGCCCGATTGGTTTTAACTGGCAAGGTTTTTCGAGTGCTGCTAATTATGCATTACAAAATAAAACTAATTATGAACAAGGAATGAAATGGATTGACCAGGCTATTGCGCAGAACAGCAACTTTACCACCTTAAGTATTAAATCAGGATTACTTATTGCAAGCGGCAAAACAGCTGAAGGAGATAAAGTAATGAATGATGCAGTTGCTGCTGCCACAGAAAATGAACTCAATTTATACGGCTATCAATTGCTTAACCAAAACCAGCAGGATAAAGCCATACAGATGTTTATACTTAATACCCAGCGCCACCCCACAAGCGCAAATGTTTGGGATAGTTTGGGTGAAGGTTATGCTTTAAAAGGCGACAAAAAAAATGCAATTGCCAGTTTCAAAAAATCATTGAGCATGAATCCTGCACCGAATGTAAAAGCTAACTCAGAAAAATATTTGAAGCAATTAGGCGCATTATAA